The Oncorhynchus keta strain PuntledgeMale-10-30-2019 unplaced genomic scaffold, Oket_V2 Un_contig_1770_pilon_pilon, whole genome shotgun sequence genome includes a window with the following:
- the LOC118372474 gene encoding thymidine phosphorylase, with amino-acid sequence MYALRDVTSTVDSLPLITGSIISKKGAESLSALVLDVKFGNAALYKDLGSAKSLAQSMVTVGNSLGIRTGAVLSRMNCPIGRCVGNTLEVMESLECLKGRGPDDILELVTSLGGLLLWMIGRAGSLEEGKKVISTTLQNGAALEKFQNMMIGQGVASQIAASLCSTNADYYSILRQAHYQTELETQSHGTVLDIDGMVIAQVLHRLGAGRSKAGDPVNHSVGAELLVSLGQKVEEGQPWLRVHYETPALSAEQRLSLQGR; translated from the exons ATGTACGCTCTGAGAGACGTTACGTCTACAGTCGACAGCCTCCCACTCATCACAg gcTCTATCATCTCTAAGAAGGGTGCTGAATCTCTGAGTGCCTTGGTTCTGGATGTGAAGTTTGGGAATGCAGCTCTCTACAAAGACCTGGGCAGTGCCAAGTCACTGGCCCAGTCCATG GTGACAGTTGGGAACAGTTTGGGGATCCGTACGGGGGCGGTGCTTAGTCGTATGAACTGTCCTATTGGTCGCTGTGTGGGGAACACTCTGGAAGTGATGGAGTCCCTGGAGTGTCTAAAGGGGAGGGGCCCAGACGACATACTGGAGCTGGTCACAAGTCTGG gtgGGCTGCTGTTGTGGATGATTGGCCGTGCAGGGAGCCTGGAGGAGGGTAAAAAGGTGATCTCTACAACCCTGCAGAATGGTGCAGCCCTGGAAAAGTTCCAGAACATGATGATTGGTCAGGGAGTAGCCAGTCAGATCGCTGCATCACTCTGTTCAACCAACGCAGACTACTACAGCATCCTGAGACAGGCACACTACCAGACAGAACTGGAGACACAGAgccacg GAACAGTGCTGGACATTGACGGCATGGTCATTGCTCAGGTGCTGCACAGGTTGGGGGCGGGACGTTCGAAGGCCGGAGACCCTGTCAATCACAGCGTGGGGGCGGAGCTTCTGGTGTCTTTGGGACAGAAGGTGGAGGAAG GGCAGCCATGGCTGCGTGTCCACTACGAGACTCCGGCGCTGAGTGCAGAGCAGAGACTCAGTCTACAGGGGCGCTGA
- the LOC127919845 gene encoding THAP domain-containing protein 5-like: protein MGRQHEARGVDPSRHQYLCSEHFTEDCFDLRWGIRYLKHTAFPTIFPHTHDDADKTVSTSKNTTKPKTRICDANIELIRSPSPPGKNTPLILKRTVRVEPVVVSVTPVLNPEDASESTVTTLLYERTLVSDTEASTPSEMVLGEVMLSETQAAVCEVNRELSGDSGGILTASCLNLSGETQTLQQLDTLDSTVTVLCCESLVPVGHLSECEATVDALGQTFRIFPLELRREEWVEEGGHISVYEHSYSKQDTDQEQLWRKTASLHTKIMELDRREESTVAKIRSLEIEMAHLKKINIVLKDKQKLLEDYITSALL, encoded by the exons ATGGGTAGACAACATGAAGCGAGAGGAGTGGACCCCAGCAGACACCAGTACCTGTGTAGTGAACATTTCACTGAGGACTGCTTTGACCTGCGATGGGGGATCCGGTACCTGAAACACACGGCCTTCCCTACCATCTTCCCTCACACACACGAT GATGCAGATAAAACCGTTTCCACCAGTAAGAACACCACCAAGCCCAAAACCAGGATATGCGACGCCAACATTGAACTCATccgctccccctcccctcctggcAAGAATACACCTCTGATTCTGAAAAGGACAGTCAGAGTGGAACCAGTCGTGGTGAGTGTCACTCCTGTCCTTAACCCTGAGGATGCCAGTGAATCTACGGTCACTACACTGTTATATGAAAGAACGCTTGTTTCAGACACAGAGGCCTCTACTCCTAGTGAAATGGTCCTGGGGGAGGTGATGCTCTCAGAGACCCAGgctgcagtgtgtgaggtgaaCAGAGAACTATCTGGAGACAGTGGTGGGATACTGACAGCCTCATGCTTGAACCTGTCTGGTGAGACACAGACACTGCAGCAGCTGGATACACTGGACTCCACTGTGACTGTGCTCTGCTGTGAATCCCTCGTCCCTGTCGGCCATTTGTCTGAATGTGAAGCCACGGTGGACGCCCTCGGTCAGACATTTAGGATCTTCCCTCTGGAGCTGCGGAGGGAGGagtgggtggaggaggggggacacATCTCTGTGTACGAGCACTCCTACTCCAAACAGGACACGGACCAGGAACAGCTGTGGAGGAAGACAGCCAGCCTCCACACCAAGATCATGGAGCTGGATAGGAGAGAGGAAAGCACCGTGGCTAAAATACGATCGCTTGAGATCGAGATGGCACATCTGAAGAAGATCAACATTGTTTTAAAAGACAAGCAGAAATTACTGGAGGACTATATTACTTCTGCGTTGCTCTGA
- the LOC127919846 gene encoding U6 snRNA-associated Sm-like protein LSm8 encodes MSTALESYINRTVAIVTSDGRMIVGTLKGFDQTINLILDESHERVFSSSQGVEQVVLGLYIVRGDNVAVIGEIDEDTDSSLDLGNIRAEPLNSIVH; translated from the exons GTACAGTGGCCATCGTTACATCTGACGGACGGATGATAGTG ggcaCCCTGAAGGGCTTTGACCAGACCATCAACCTGATTCTGGATGAGAGTCATGAGCGTGTGTTCAGTTCCTCTCAGGGTGTGGAGCAGGTGGTCCTGGGACTATACATCGTCAGAGGAGACAACGT AGCTGTGATTGGGGAGATTGACGAGGACACAGATTCTTCGCTGGACCTGGGGAACATCCGCGCTGAACCCCTTAACTCTATAGTCCACTGA